Proteins from one Pleurocapsa minor HA4230-MV1 genomic window:
- a CDS encoding Uma2 family endonuclease, whose amino-acid sequence MEAISIPKGFRVTPEQFEQLAYAEQVARMELTKDGELIIMSPTDGTAGGKNFNLYLDFGIWNRQTKLGKAFDSSTIFVLPNGARRSPDVSWIRLERWNQLTQVQQDGFPPLAPDFVIELVSPSDLKNQRYEDLQGKMQEYIDNGVQLGWLIEPAAKTVEIYRPGKQVEVLNNPRTLLGDGVLPGFVLDLGEIF is encoded by the coding sequence ATGGAAGCGATTTCCATACCCAAAGGATTTAGGGTAACTCCAGAACAATTTGAGCAACTAGCATACGCCGAACAAGTAGCGCGAATGGAGTTAACCAAAGATGGAGAATTGATTATTATGAGTCCTACTGACGGTACAGCGGGAGGAAAAAACTTTAATCTATATTTAGATTTTGGTATTTGGAATCGTCAGACTAAATTAGGAAAAGCTTTTGATTCTTCGACAATTTTTGTTTTACCCAATGGTGCGAGAAGAAGTCCAGATGTTAGTTGGATTAGATTAGAACGATGGAATCAGCTCACTCAAGTGCAACAAGATGGTTTTCCTCCCCTTGCTCCCGATTTTGTGATTGAATTAGTTAGTCCTAGCGATCTGAAAAATCAGCGCTATGAAGATCTACAAGGGAAGATGCAGGAATATATTGATAATGGTGTCCAGCTTGGTTGGTTAATTGAGCCAGCCGCTAAAACAGTAGAAATATATCGCCCAGGCAAGCAGGTAGAAGTTTTAAATAATCCTCGGACTCTATTAGGAGACGGTGTTTTACCTGGGTTTGTTTTGGATTTAGGTGAGATTTTTTAA
- a CDS encoding type II toxin-antitoxin system Phd/YefM family antitoxin, whose protein sequence is MDSISVNRFRENLKHFVEQVISQHQPLKVTRRNRENFVVISAEDWEREQETLYILQNQSLMQQIADSSQTNLQKCGYQKSSKL, encoded by the coding sequence ATGGACAGTATTAGTGTCAATCGGTTTAGAGAAAACCTGAAACACTTTGTAGAACAAGTAATTAGTCAACATCAGCCACTAAAAGTTACGCGACGGAATAGAGAAAATTTTGTCGTAATCAGTGCAGAAGACTGGGAAAGAGAGCAAGAGACCCTTTATATATTACAAAATCAGAGCTTGATGCAGCAAATTGCTGATTCGAGCCAAACTAACCTTCAAAAATGCGGTTATCAAAAAAGCTCTAAGCTCTGA
- a CDS encoding HlyD family efflux transporter periplasmic adaptor subunit, protein MDRLHKLPLNNKLIIALCLAGLALAGVTTIYSVSQTATEEETEVIKPQPIRAVTALGRIEPQGEMIQLAPSPDLGGSKISQLLVEEGDRVTAGETIALLDNHRRANAALKVARQEVKVAQADLDIIKAGAKRGDINAQVANLQRYKAELEGEIVANEAEVARLQAQLSTERLEKQATIERLQAELRNATSEFKRYQQLAQQGVISASDLDSRRLTLDTATTAVAEAQASYNRTRTTLQQQINQAQAIALQNKNTLQQQISAAEATLDSVGEVRDVDVIKAQAELDKAIATLRQVEEDLELTKVKAPSDGQIIKINAYPGEEVGDDGIVEFAQTSKMMLVAEVYESDIGKVKVGQTASITSETGAFTEELTGEVRQIGLKIGKQDVLSTDPAADVDSRVVEVEIHFDPETSSRVSHLTNSKAIVKINL, encoded by the coding sequence ATGGATAGACTACACAAGTTACCGTTAAATAATAAATTAATCATTGCTCTTTGTTTAGCGGGTTTGGCACTGGCAGGTGTGACCACTATCTATAGTGTTAGTCAAACAGCTACCGAAGAAGAAACTGAAGTCATCAAACCTCAACCCATAAGAGCTGTGACAGCTTTAGGGAGGATTGAACCCCAAGGAGAAATGATTCAACTTGCACCCTCTCCAGACTTAGGAGGGTCGAAAATATCGCAGTTACTAGTAGAAGAAGGCGATCGCGTCACGGCAGGAGAAACTATTGCTTTGTTGGATAACCATAGACGTGCCAATGCAGCTTTAAAGGTAGCACGCCAAGAAGTAAAGGTAGCACAGGCAGATTTAGACATTATTAAAGCGGGAGCAAAACGAGGAGATATCAATGCACAGGTAGCAAATCTTCAACGGTATAAAGCCGAGTTAGAAGGAGAAATAGTCGCCAATGAGGCAGAAGTAGCTCGCTTACAAGCTCAACTAAGTACCGAAAGGTTAGAAAAGCAAGCCACAATAGAGCGTTTGCAGGCAGAATTACGTAATGCAACCAGCGAATTTAAACGCTATCAACAATTAGCGCAACAGGGAGTCATCTCCGCATCAGATTTGGATTCTCGCCGTCTTACCTTAGATACAGCAACCACAGCAGTAGCTGAAGCTCAAGCCAGTTATAATCGCACTCGAACCACTTTACAACAACAAATCAATCAAGCTCAAGCGATCGCTCTACAAAACAAAAATACGCTGCAACAGCAAATTAGCGCAGCAGAAGCAACTTTAGATAGTGTTGGTGAAGTCAGAGATGTAGATGTGATCAAAGCACAGGCAGAGTTGGATAAAGCGATCGCCACTTTGCGCCAGGTAGAAGAAGACTTAGAACTTACCAAAGTCAAAGCACCGAGCGACGGACAAATTATTAAAATCAATGCTTATCCAGGAGAAGAAGTCGGTGATGACGGGATCGTAGAATTTGCTCAAACCAGCAAAATGATGCTTGTTGCGGAAGTTTACGAAAGCGATATTGGCAAAGTTAAAGTCGGACAAACTGCCAGCATCACCAGTGAAACAGGCGCATTTACCGAAGAACTTACAGGAGAAGTCCGTCAAATCGGCTTAAAAATTGGCAAACAAGATGTCCTCAGTACCGATCCTGCTGCGGATGTCGATAGCAGAGTTGTGGAAGTCGAAATACATTTCGATCCTGAAACTAGTAGCCGTGTCTCTCATCTGACCAATTCTAAGGCGATCGTCAAAATTAATTTGTAA
- a CDS encoding Uma2 family endonuclease encodes MEAISVPKGFRVTPEQFEQLAYAEQIARMELTKSGELIIMSPTGGTAGRKNSRLTQQVRNWTDRDTTGEAFDSSTVFVLPNGARRSPDVSWIKLERWNQLTQAQQDGFPPLAPDFVIELVSPSDLKNQRYEDLQGKMQEYIDNDVQLGWLIEPAAKTVEIYRPDKQVEVLNNPQTLSGEDVLPGFTLDLNDIF; translated from the coding sequence ATGGAAGCAATTTCTGTACCCAAAGGATTTAGAGTAACTCCAGAACAATTCGAGCAACTAGCATACGCCGAACAAATAGCACGAATGGAGTTAACTAAAAGTGGAGAATTAATTATTATGAGTCCCACTGGCGGAACAGCAGGAAGAAAAAATAGCCGTTTAACTCAGCAAGTTAGAAATTGGACAGATCGAGATACTACAGGAGAGGCTTTTGATTCTTCAACTGTGTTTGTATTACCTAATGGTGCAAGAAGAAGTCCTGACGTTAGCTGGATTAAATTAGAACGGTGGAATCAGCTTACTCAAGCGCAACAAGATGGTTTTCCTCCCCTTGCTCCCGATTTTGTGATCGAACTAGTCAGTCCTAGCGATCTGAAAAATCAGCGCTACGAAGATCTACAAGGGAAGATGCAGGAATATATTGATAATGATGTCCAGCTTGGTTGGTTAATTGAGCCAGCCGCTAAAACAGTAGAAATATATCGCCCAGACAAACAGGTAGAAGTTTTAAATAATCCGCAAACTTTATCAGGGGAAGATGTTTTACCTGGATTTACTCTAGATTTAAATGATATTTTTTGA
- a CDS encoding FGGY-family carbohydrate kinase, whose translation MNCYLGIDFGTSGARAIAIDRQKNIIDTQQFSFGSIPSHQLAQVWQDTLFELITQIPVKVRENIQAIAINGTSSTVLLCDAVGKPITEPLLYNDSRGQAVLERVKAIAPNNHVVISATSSLAKLIWWSEQPYFKQAHYLLHQADWLAYLLHGKLGISDYHNALKLGYDVDDLRYPQWLRDLPFSHLYPQVLAPGASVGVLSETNQRLNLPPNCIVKIGTTDSIAAFLASGANQPGEAVTSLGSTLVLKLLSRTKVTAAEFGIYSHKLGKLWLTGGASNTGGAVLQHFFSNEQLEQLSGQINPNIASPLEYYPLIEPGDRFPINDPNLLPQLEPRPREPREFLHGLLESISRIEKLGYQKLQSLGADRLTRVYTAGGGAKNLTWQKIRQRHLQVSVSSANYTEAAYGSALLAADQSVISLIQ comes from the coding sequence ATGAATTGCTATCTTGGTATTGATTTTGGGACTTCTGGAGCCAGAGCGATCGCAATCGATCGCCAAAAAAACATTATTGACACTCAGCAATTTAGTTTTGGTAGTATTCCCTCACATCAATTAGCTCAGGTTTGGCAAGATACTTTATTTGAGTTGATTACTCAGATACCCGTTAAGGTTAGGGAAAATATTCAGGCGATCGCTATTAACGGAACTTCTTCTACCGTATTACTATGTGATGCTGTGGGTAAACCCATCACCGAACCTCTTCTATACAATGACTCTAGAGGACAAGCAGTGTTAGAGCGGGTTAAAGCGATCGCTCCTAATAATCATGTGGTAATTAGCGCCACTTCCAGTCTGGCAAAATTAATTTGGTGGAGTGAACAGCCTTACTTTAAGCAAGCTCATTATTTACTACATCAGGCTGATTGGTTGGCTTATTTGCTCCACGGTAAGTTAGGTATCAGCGATTATCACAATGCTCTGAAGTTGGGATACGACGTAGATGATCTGCGTTATCCCCAGTGGTTACGAGATTTACCTTTTAGTCATCTTTATCCCCAGGTTTTAGCTCCTGGTGCGTCTGTGGGAGTGTTAAGTGAGACTAATCAGCGTTTAAATTTACCGCCCAACTGTATCGTTAAGATTGGTACAACGGACAGTATTGCTGCATTTCTGGCTAGTGGTGCTAACCAACCAGGAGAAGCCGTTACATCCCTTGGCTCTACTTTGGTTTTAAAATTATTGAGTCGTACCAAAGTTACTGCTGCTGAATTTGGGATCTATAGCCATAAACTAGGAAAATTATGGTTGACTGGCGGTGCTTCTAATACAGGTGGCGCTGTACTCCAGCATTTCTTTAGTAACGAGCAGCTAGAACAACTTTCTGGGCAAATCAATCCCAATATTGCTAGTCCTCTGGAGTATTATCCCTTAATCGAGCCAGGCGATCGCTTTCCCATCAATGATCCTAATTTACTTCCCCAGTTAGAACCTCGTCCCCGCGAACCCAGAGAATTTCTTCATGGTTTATTAGAGAGTATTTCCCGTATTGAAAAGTTAGGCTATCAAAAATTGCAAAGCCTCGGTGCCGATCGATTAACTCGTGTTTACACAGCAGGAGGGGGAGCGAAAAACCTGACTTGGCAGAAAATTCGCCAGCGACATCTTCAAGTATCAGTTAGCTCGGCAAATTATACTGAGGCAGCTTATGGTAGTGCTTTGCTAGCTGCGGATCAATCCGTCATCTCTTTAATACAATAG
- the devC gene encoding ABC transporter permease DevC, whose amino-acid sequence MKIPLSWLQLSHEKSRLLIALAGIGFADMLMFIQLGFQAALFDSTVTFHKALTGDIFLMSPQSDALGFTKTFSERRLYQSLAVDQVESAVPIYLNFGSWKNPIKRNTRTILTIAFNPAQNPVKFPGIQQNIDQIKLPDVVLFDDSSRVEFGPIPDLLAQNKVVKAEVDSRKVTVGGIFTMGASFAADGNILTSDTNFLRLFPDRQKGLIDMGIINLKPGANLESVKATLEAKLPKDVEIFDREEFIQNEISYWQNATAIGFIFTLGTAIGFVVGIVIVYQILYTDVANHLPEYATLKAMGYKDSYFVVLVFQEAIILAVLGFLPGYLIATGLYSLAAGATALPLAMTANRAITVLILTVIMCCASGTVAVRKLSAADPADIF is encoded by the coding sequence ATGAAAATCCCTCTCTCTTGGTTACAGTTAAGTCATGAAAAATCGCGATTGCTAATTGCTTTAGCGGGTATTGGTTTTGCAGATATGCTCATGTTTATTCAGCTAGGTTTTCAGGCAGCTTTGTTTGATAGTACTGTTACTTTTCACAAAGCACTGACAGGAGATATATTTCTCATGAGTCCACAATCTGATGCTTTGGGCTTTACCAAAACTTTTTCAGAAAGACGTTTATATCAGTCTTTAGCAGTTGACCAAGTAGAGTCAGCAGTGCCAATTTATCTTAATTTTGGCTCTTGGAAAAATCCGATTAAGCGTAACACCCGCACTATTTTAACGATCGCTTTTAATCCTGCCCAAAATCCTGTAAAGTTCCCAGGTATTCAACAAAATATTGACCAAATCAAATTACCAGACGTAGTTTTATTTGACGATAGTTCGCGAGTAGAGTTTGGCCCAATTCCTGATTTATTAGCCCAAAATAAAGTGGTAAAAGCTGAAGTTGATTCTCGCAAAGTAACTGTGGGAGGAATATTTACGATGGGAGCTTCTTTTGCTGCTGATGGCAATATTCTGACGAGTGATACTAATTTTTTGCGCCTATTTCCCGATCGCCAAAAGGGATTAATTGATATGGGAATTATTAATCTCAAACCAGGAGCAAATTTAGAGTCTGTCAAAGCAACTCTAGAAGCTAAACTACCAAAAGATGTCGAGATTTTCGACCGAGAAGAATTTATTCAAAACGAAATATCCTATTGGCAAAATGCCACGGCGATTGGGTTTATTTTTACTCTCGGCACAGCGATCGGTTTTGTCGTGGGAATAGTTATTGTCTATCAAATTCTTTATACAGATGTTGCTAATCATTTACCTGAATATGCCACCCTCAAAGCAATGGGGTATAAGGATAGCTATTTTGTAGTTTTAGTCTTTCAAGAAGCAATTATCTTAGCTGTATTAGGATTCCTGCCTGGTTATTTGATTGCTACAGGCTTATATAGTTTGGCAGCAGGAGCAACCGCTTTACCTCTAGCCATGACAGCCAATCGAGCTATCACAGTCTTAATTCTAACTGTCATAATGTGTTGTGCTTCAGGTACTGTTGCTGTGAGGAAATTGAGCGCAGCCGATCCCGCAGATATTTTTTAG
- a CDS encoding DevA family ABC transporter ATP-binding protein, translating to MNNIPSTINHQPSTTNQVVNIHNLNHFFGEGKLKKQILFDINLTLNSGEVIILKGPSGSGKTTLLTLMGGLRSAQSGSLQVFGEELVGAKKNKLVQTRKNIGYIFQAHNLLASLTAKQNVQMSLELHHGIKTTEIEQRAIALLEAVGLSDHINYYPQNLSGGQKQRVAIARALVSHPKMVLADEPTAALDSKSGRDVVELMQQLAREQGCTILIVTHDNRILDVADRIVELEDGKIILDSKQ from the coding sequence ATGAATAACATCCCATCAACCATCAACCATCAACCATCGACAACCAACCAAGTTGTTAATATACACAACCTCAATCATTTCTTTGGGGAAGGAAAATTAAAAAAACAAATTTTATTTGATATTAATTTAACTCTTAATTCAGGAGAAGTAATTATTTTAAAAGGGCCTTCTGGTTCAGGTAAAACCACTTTGCTAACTTTAATGGGAGGATTACGATCGGCCCAATCAGGTAGTTTGCAAGTATTTGGGGAAGAATTAGTCGGGGCGAAAAAAAATAAACTGGTACAAACTAGAAAAAATATTGGCTATATTTTTCAAGCACATAATTTATTGGCTTCCTTGACAGCAAAACAAAATGTCCAGATGTCATTAGAGCTACATCATGGCATCAAAACCACAGAAATAGAACAAAGAGCGATCGCCTTATTAGAAGCCGTAGGTTTAAGCGATCATATTAATTATTATCCTCAAAATCTCTCTGGGGGACAAAAACAACGAGTGGCGATCGCTCGTGCTTTGGTTTCTCATCCCAAAATGGTACTGGCAGATGAACCCACCGCCGCTTTAGATAGTAAGTCGGGTAGGGATGTAGTGGAGTTAATGCAGCAGCTAGCTAGGGAACAAGGCTGCACTATTTTAATTGTGACTCACGATAATCGTATTTTGGATGTAGCTGATCGCATCGTGGAACTAGAAGATGGCAAAATTATTTTAGATAGCAAACAGTAA